One Limibacter armeniacum DNA window includes the following coding sequences:
- a CDS encoding polymorphic toxin-type HINT domain-containing protein has protein sequence MATVLKFIPNQLDTRLIKENTGSLFVNRPITGKFIHAATAIIAYPFEDSLGNKEVINASPTHPFYSLDRRDWVPVGELKVQEAVCGRHTKLKLKSFKEVPANTVYNLEVYREHTYLVGKNEILVHNSCVPFKKVLRDPKHSVVHFYGKNKFNPG, from the coding sequence ATGGCTACTGTACTGAAGTTCATTCCGAATCAGTTAGATACAAGGCTGATTAAAGAAAATACGGGCTCTCTATTTGTAAACAGACCTATAACTGGTAAATTTATACATGCGGCAACCGCTATAATTGCTTATCCTTTTGAGGATAGTCTAGGGAACAAAGAAGTCATTAACGCTTCACCGACCCACCCATTTTATTCGTTAGACAGACGTGATTGGGTACCAGTAGGAGAACTTAAAGTACAAGAAGCAGTTTGTGGACGGCATACTAAACTTAAGTTAAAATCCTTTAAGGAAGTTCCAGCTAATACAGTATATAATCTTGAAGTTTATAGGGAGCATACTTATCTAGTAGGAAAAAATGAAATTTTAGTACATAATAGTTGTGTCCCTTTTAAAAAAGTATTAAGAGATCCTAAGCATTCAGTCGTCCATTTTTATGGGAAAAATAAATTTAACCCTGGTTGA
- a CDS encoding TetR/AcrR family transcriptional regulator codes for MEPEIIQQKALELFSKHGTQAVNMDCLARELTISKKTLYKHFESKEALVYSLLEQVIEEWGASLDTILQGKKDPVSRLLAFELLRYDYLQRFNPEFLVKKATNYDSILDLQDIIKEQVSSIYYCLLEDAKDKGYLIECLDIHTFIKTHEMTFELFVEKCLSNTAQSHESFKHLVMLHTAGIVNQRKIDVWPVVEELLGNRNLVFQ; via the coding sequence ATGGAACCTGAAATCATTCAGCAAAAAGCTTTGGAACTTTTTTCCAAACACGGAACACAAGCAGTCAACATGGATTGCCTTGCCCGTGAATTGACGATATCCAAAAAAACATTGTACAAGCACTTTGAAAGCAAAGAAGCATTGGTGTATTCATTACTAGAGCAGGTTATTGAAGAGTGGGGGGCATCTTTAGATACCATACTGCAAGGAAAGAAAGACCCTGTGTCTCGACTATTAGCATTTGAACTTTTAAGGTATGACTATTTGCAGCGGTTCAATCCTGAGTTTTTGGTTAAGAAGGCAACCAACTATGACAGTATTCTGGACCTTCAGGATATTATAAAGGAGCAGGTGTCCAGTATCTATTATTGTTTGCTAGAGGATGCAAAGGACAAGGGGTACCTGATTGAATGTTTGGATATCCACACATTTATCAAGACACATGAAATGACCTTTGAACTGTTTGTAGAAAAATGTCTGTCAAATACAGCCCAATCTCATGAATCATTTAAGCACCTTGTGATGCTGCATACTGCCGGAATTGTCAATCAGAGAAAGATTGATGTATGGCCAGTAGTAGAAGAGTTACTAGGAAACCGTAACCTGGTTTTCCAATAA